GTCGCCTCGTCGAGCCGGCGCAGGAGGAGCTCGGGCGTCTTCGCGTGCGCCAGCGACGCGAGCGGCAACGCGCGGAGCGCCTCGGCGTCGACGAGCGAGGCCCACGGTCGGTTCTGCGTCCGCTCGAGGCCGCGCGGCGAGACCGTGTCCACACGCTCGGCGAGGAGCTCCGGCGGCAGCGTGAACGTGCCGGCGTCGATCTCTTCGAGGTGCGACGCGATCCAGCGCACGAGCGCGGCGGGATCGGCGTCGGGCCGCGGCGTGTCGAAGAGACCGTCCGGCGTGAGCCTGCCGTTCCTCACGACGAACGAGCGCATCACGTACTCCGCGCTGTCATCCATGTCGGTGCGGAACGCGGGGGTGTGCGTCGACTGGTAGTTGATCTCGATCTGCGCCGGCGGCGGCAGCGCCGCGACGAGGGCGGCGGCGTCGGGACGCGCGAGCCAGCGCTCCGCCACCGTCTTGCAGTCGCGCTCGCCGCGATCGCGGGGCTGCGGGACGCGGACGTTCACCGTCATCGGGAGGCGCGTCGTCGCGCGGCCTTCGTTCGTGAGCGCGAGGCGATAGACGAGCCGCACCTCGCCGCACGCCGCCGGCTCGAAGCGCCGGCGATCGATCCGGTTCACGACGCCGGTGAGCTCGAACGCGCCGCGGGCGAGCCACTCCGCCCTGAACGCGCGCCGCGGATCGTTCGGCGGTGGATTGGCGGTCAGCTCGGCGATGTCCTTCTCGATCGTGCGCTGCAGCTCCGCGCGCGCGGCCTCGCCGACGACGTGCATGAAGTCGAGGCCGCGCGCCTCGAGCGCGACGAGCGCCGCGGGGTCACCGATGAACAGCGCGTCGTCGCCGACCTCGACCGAACGCTCCGGCCGCGCCACGAACGCGATCCCGAGCGTCAGGAGGACCGAGGTGAGCCGCACGTCGTGACGAGTCTACCTGCGTTGGCAGCTGACCTGTCCAGGCGAGGACGCGAGACCGATACAGATCGTCCCCGCCGGACACGTGACGACGGAGCACTCGGCGTCGATCGTGACGCACCTCCCTCCGACGATCTCGGCGTCGACCAAGCGCATCGCAGTCCCATGGGTTCGGCTGCGAAGCATCTCCATCAACGCAACGCTCGATGGACCGCGATCCGTTCGTGGCCGATCCCCCGCAACTCGCGAGCAGTCCCAGAACGAGCGCAGCCCCCGCTCGCGGCGGCGACATCAGGTCTTCTTTTTCTTCAGCGCGGCGAGCTCGGCGCGGAGACGCGCGAGCTCGCGCTCGGCGGCCGCTGCTTTGCGCTTGGCGGTGGCGGCGGTGGCCGTCGCCGCTTTCGCGAGCTCCCTCTCGGTCGGGAGCAGTGAGCCGTCCTCGCGCGCAAGGCGAGGCCCCACGCCGACGCCGAGGATGGGAGCGACCACCCAGCGAAGGCCGGAGAGGACCTTGCTCGGCGCCGTCTCGCCCTTGAGGGTCCGCGGAACGAGCTTCCCTCGAACGCGGTTCCACACGGCGAAGCGCTTACCGGCGGGCTGGTCGGGATCGAACCGCACCAGCTCCCGGACGCCGAGCTCCTGATACTTCGCGAGCTTCTCGTTCCAAGGATCGTCGACGTCGCTGATGACCTCGACCGCCACCTCCGGCGGCCCTCCGCGTTCCCACGTCTTCCATGACCGAAAGAGCTGATCGGGCTGGTCGAGCTTCAGGAACGCGTCGGGCGCGAGGCATCGCTTGGGGTTCCGCGGGTCCCAGTACACGAACTGGTCACACCCCACGGAGTGGGCCTTCGCGAAGGCGAGCTTGAGGATCAAATAGAGCGCGGTGCGCAACTCGAGATGGAGCTTGTTCTCAGGTACGAGGAGGCTGTCGGGAAAGTGAAGGGCCTCCGCGTGCATCGACGTCGCCGCGTCTACGTCAGGGCAGGATCGGGAGGCCGACGGCGCCGGGCGGGGGGCCGCCGCTCGAGCTCGAGCCGGTCGTCTCGGCGCACTTGCCCTGGCGGAAGACGGGCATGCCCACGGCGCCGGGCGGGAAGGAGTGCCCTTCGCCGGCGGGGATCGGGAGGCCGACGGCGCCGGGCGGCGGGCCGCCGGTGGAGCTGCCGTGACCGTCGTCGAACGAGCACTCGAGGCCCGCGTTGCAGTCGTCGGTCGAGTAGCACGTGCTGCCCTTCTCGCCCTCCGCCGGCTCCTGGCACGTGTTCGGCGGAAGCGGGAGGCCGACCGCGCCGGGCGGCGGACCGCTCGGACGTCCACGCGCGCTCTCGTCGTCGGACGGGATCGGGAGACCGACCGCGCCGGGAGGCGGACCGCTCGGGCGCTTCTTGCAGAGGAGGCCGTCGGCGCACTCGTCGTCCGACCAGCAGTAGTCACCTTCTTCGCCGCCCTCGGGCGCGGGCCGTCCGCGGTTGATCTCGCTCTCCGACGAGGACGTCTCCTCCTTCTGATCGCCACTGCAGGCGACGAGAGCCGCAGGCGCGGCGACCATGAGAGCAAGGACCGAAAAGAAGAGGGTGGGACGCATGATGTCCGCGACCTCTGCAATAGCGGTGCCGTAGGTGAGTGTGGGATAAGTGCGCAGACTCTCGCACGGAGTGTGCTGCTGCCAACCCTCGGATGGGGCAGACTTTTACCACCCCCACGGGCTCGTCGGCCGCCGCGTGCGCTATGCGTGGACTCCGTGTCGATCGAGTTTCCGCCCGAGCTGCCGATCACGGCGAAGGTCGCCGACATCGCGAAGGCGATCGACGCGAGCCAGGTCGTCATCGTCGCGGGGGCGACGGGGTCGGGGAAGACGACGCAGCTCCCGAAGATCGCGCTCGCGATGGGGCGGGGGCTCGAGAAGCTGATCGGCGTGACGCAGCCGCGGCGCATCGCGGCCACGAGCGTCGCCGCGCGCGTCGCCGAGGAGCTCGGGTCGCCGCTCGGCTCCGACGTCGGCTACCAGATCCGCTTCGACGATCGGACGAGCCCGCGCACGTACGTGAAGTTCATGACGGACGGGATCCTCCTCGCCGAGATCGAGGGCGACCCGCTCCTCCAGCGCTACGACACCCTCGTCATCGACGAGGCGCACGAGCGGAGCCTCACGATCGATTTCCTCCTCGGCTGGCTGAAGCGCATCCTCCCCGAGCGCCCCGACCTCAAGGTCGTCATCAGCTCCGCCACGATCGAGACGGAGCGCTTCTCCGAGCTCTTCGGCGGCGCGCCCGTCATCCAGGTCGAGGGCCGCACGTTCCCGGTCGAGGTCCTCTACGAGCCGCCGGAGGGCGACGCCGACCTCGTCGACGCCGTCGCGAGCGCGGTCGAGAACGTCACCTCGCTCGATCCGCGCGGCGACATCCTCGTGTTCCTCCCCGGCGAGCGCGAGATCAAGGACTGCGAGAACGAGCTGAACGCGCGGCGCCTCAAGCACACCGTGGTGCAGCCGCTCTACGCGCGCCTCTCCGCCGGCGAGCAGCAGAAGGTCTGGAAGACGATCTCCGAGCGCCGCGTGATCCTCGCGACCAACGTCGCCGAGACGTCGGTCACGATCCCCGGCATCGTCTACGTCGTCGACCCCGGCCTCGCGCGCCTCTCGCGCTACGATCCGCGCTCCGGCACGACGCGCCTCCACGTCGAGGGGATCTCGCAGGCGAGCGCGGAGCAGCGGAAGGGCCGCTGCGGCCGCGTGCGCGACGGGATCTGCGTCCGCCTCTACGACGAGCAGAGCTTCACGTCGCGATCGGCCTTCACCGATCCCGAGATCAAGCGGACCGGCCTCGCCGGCGTCATCCTCCGCATGAAGTCGCTCGGCCTCGGCGAGGTCGATCGGTTCCCGTTCCTCGATCCACCGTCGTCGCGCGCGATCCAGGAGGGCTACCGCGTGCTCGAGGAGCTCGGCGCGCTCGACGACGCGCGCGAGCTCACGCCGCTCGGCCGCCGCCTCGCGCGCTTCCCGGTCGACCCGCGCATCGGCCGCATGATCTTCGCCGGCGCGGAGCTCGGCGTGCTGCGCGAGGTCCTCGTCGTCGCCGCCGCGCTGAACGTGCAGGACCCGCGCGAGCGCCCGCGCGAGCAGCAGCAGAAGGCCGACGACGCGCACCGCCGCTTCAAGGACGACAAGTCCGACTTCGCCGCGCTGCTCCGGCTCTGGGACTTCGTCCGCGACGCGGAGAAGAAGGGGCGCGGCAACCTGCGCCGCGTCTGCAAGGAGGGCTTCCTCTCGTACCTGCGCGTCCGCGAGTGGACCGAGATCCATCGCCAGCTCGAGGAGATCACGCGCGAGCTGAAGATCGGCGAAGCGAAGCGCGGCGGCGACGAGGACGCGCTCCACCGCGCGCTGCTCACCGGCCTCCTCTCCAAGATCGGGCAGTGGAGCCAGGAGGCCCGCATGTACGTGGGGGCGAAGCAGACGCGCTTCGCGATCCACCCGTCGTCCGCGCTCGCGAAGAAGCCGCCCGCGTGGGTGATGGCGTTCGAGCTGGTCGAGACCTCGCAGCTCTTCGCGCGCATGGTCGCGCGGATCGATCCGCACTGGCTCGCCGACGCCGCCCCGCATCTCCTGAAGCGCAGCTACTCCGATCCGCACTGGTCGGAGAAGTCCGCGCGCGCGGTCGTGAAGGAGCACGCGACGCTCTTCGGCCTCACCGTCGCGAAGGACCGCACCGTCGACTACGCCTCCGTCGCGCCGCTCGAGGCGCGCCGCATCTTCATCGACCACGCGCTCGTGCGCGGCGAGTACAAGACGAAGGGCGCCTTCTCGCAGAAGAACGGCGAGCTGCTGCTCGAGCTCGCGCGCCTCCGCGACAAGGCGCGGAAGAGCGACATGCTCGCCGACGACGACGCGCTCTTCGCGTTCTTCGACGCGCGCGTGCCGGAGTCCGTCGCCTTTGGCCGCACGTTCGAGGAGTGGCGCGAGCAGGCGGAGAAGAAGGACGAGCAGCTCCTCGTGCTCTCGCTCGAGGACGTCCTCGTCACGCAGCCCGACCTCGTCCCCGCGGACTACCCCGACACGCTCACGCTCCACGGCACGAAGCTCCCGCTCGCGTACACGTTCGATCCCGCCGCGGACGACGACGGCGTCACCCTCACGGTGCCGCTCGTGCTCGTCCCGCAGCTCGATCCGGGCGAGCTCGATTGGACGATCCCGGGCTGGCACCGCGAGAAGATCGAGGCGCTCCTCTACGAGCTGCCGAAGGCGGAGCGCCGCGCGCTCGGCGGCGACATCCCCTCGCTCGCGCGCGCGATCGCGCCGAAGCTCACGCCGTTCGAGGGGCCCATGCTCCCCGCGCTCGCGGAGCTCGCGGGCGTCCCCGCCTCCGCGTTCCGCCCCGACGCGGTCGCGCGTCATCTCCGCCTCTTCGTCCGCGTCGTGGACGCGCAGGGCAGGGAGCTCGCGCGCGGCCGCGACGCGGGGGCGCTCGTGAAGCAATACGGCGCGCGGGCCCGCGCCGAGCTCCGCGAAGCGGCGGCGCCCGCGAAGCCGCGCACCGGCTTCACGTCGTGGACGTTCGGCGATCTCGAGCCGTACGTGGTGCGCCGCGTCGGCGGCGTCGACGTGCGCAGCTACCCCGCGATCGTCGACAAGGGCGCGACCGTCGACGTCGAGCTCCTCGAGTCGTCCGCCGCGGCGGAGGAGGCGACGCACGCGGGCCTCCGCCGCCTCTTCGCGATCGCGTCGCGCCAGACGCTCTCGCAGCTGACGCCGCGCCTCCCGTCCGCGTTCGCGCGCCCGAACGGCGCCGGCCCCGACCGCGCCGAGACGGACGCGTTCCGCGCCCACGTCGTGAGCCGCATCGTCGATCTCGCGTTCGACCTCGAAGGCGCGACCCCGATCCCGCGCACGGCCGCTGCGTTCGACGCACGCCTGAAGCAGGGTCTTCCACGCCTGGCGGCGGCGGCGAAGGTGCTCACCGACGCGCTCGCGCCGATCCACGCCGAGCTGAACGAGACGCTCGCGGCGATCCGCAGCGCGTCGCGCCACCCGAGCGGCCGCCTCGCGCTCCTCGACATCGAGAAGCAGCTCGAGCACCTCTTCCCGCCGGACCTCGCCCTTCACGTGCCGATCCCGCGCCTCGGTCACTACCCGCGCTACCTGAAGGCCGCGCGCGCCCGCCTCCAGCGCGCGATCGCCGACCCGCGCAAGGACGCCGACAAACACGCCCCGTTCGCCCCGCTCTGGACCACCTTCCTCGCGCGAAAGGACCGCGCCACGCAGCCGGACCTCCGCTGGATGTTCGAGGAGCTCCGCGTCGCCATCTTCGCGCCGGAGCTGAAGACCCCGTCACCGGTCTCCGTCGCGAAGGTGAAGGAGGCCCTTGCCTCGCGCGCGGGGTGACCTGCGGTCTCTCGGGAGGAGCTCCGGCGCGGGCTAACGAGCAACTGTTCGGTTGCCGTTCACGCCCCAGCAGCGCACGGAGCCGTCGCGTAGGCCGGCGCATGTCTCGTCGGCGCCGGCGGCGAGCAGCTCCGCGTTCGCGATGTCCGGTACCGCCTTCGCCTCGGGGCAGAACGACGGACGGCCTTCGCGCGTCGGGTGCTTCGCCGGTCGATCGCAGGCCGACTTCTGCCCGAGCTGCCCGTGCGTGTTGTCGCCCCAGCACCACACCGCGCCGTCCCTCGTGATCGCGCATGTATGGCTCTGACCGGCGGAGAGCGCGACGACGTCGGCGAGATCAGGGACGCGCTTCCATGAATACGCGTTGGTCGTGCCTCCGTCGCCGAGCTGACCGAGCAGGTTCGATCCCCAGCACGAGACGGCGCCGTCCTTCGTCCGCGCGCAGCTGTGAGCGCCGCCGACCGAGAGCTCGGCGACGTTCGCGAGCCCCTTCACGGGTTCCGGCAGGGGACGACTCTTCGTCGTTCCGTCACCGAGCTGTCCCGCGTCATTGCCGCCCCAGCAGAGCACCGTCCCGACCGTCGTCCGCGCGCACGAGTGCTCGACGCCGAGCGCGAGCGCGGCGACACCGGAGAGCCCGCTCACCGCGACCGGTGCGTAGCGGCGCTCGGTCGTGCCGTCACCGAGCTGACCAGACTTGTTGTAGCCCCAGCACCGAACGTCGCTCTCGCTCTGGACCGCGCAGACGTGCGCCCATCCGCCAGCGAGCGAGGTCGTGCCGCTCACGCCGCTGACCGGGCCGGGAGAGGGGCGTTCGCCGGTCGTCGTTCCGTCGCCGAGCGTGCCGGCGCTGCCCGTGCCCCAGCAGCGCACCGCGCCGTCCTTCGTGCGAGCGCACGTATACGCGAAGCCCGCCGCGAGCTCGACGGCGTCGCGCAGACCGAGCACGGGTACGGGCGCGGGGCTCGGCTCCTTGGTCCCGTCGCCGAGCTCACCGGACGCGTTCCCGCCCCAGCAGCGCACGTTGCCGTTCGATGCGCGCCCGCAGCCGTGACCGCCGCCGAGCGTGATCTCGGCGAGGCGCGGACGACCAGCATCGACCGTCGATGCGAGCGGAGCGACGGATGATGCGGATGACGCGATCGGCGAGCCCGCATCGGCGCTCGTGCTCGCGCCCGGCTTGCACGCCGAGAGCCCGACGGCGCAGGCCAGCAGGAGACGTCGCATTCGGCCGATTCTCGCACGGCCCGACCGCGAAGCATCCAAGCGATCCTCTCGGCGTAAGAACATGTTGCGGTCGCCAGCCGGTTCAGTGAACGCAGCGGCCGAACGCCTACTCCCGCGTCGCTGCCGAGCTTCATCGGCTTCATCGCTCTCACCGTCGCCGTCCTGCGGACCGCGGGCGGTCCTCTCGACAACGCGGCGCTCACCACGGTGAACGGCCGCGTGGCCTCTGTCCGCCCCTCGAAGAGAGCGCGAATCGGGTCGACGTTCCCGACGCGATCGCCGAAGAGCTCCGGCGCCTGCACGACGAGCTCCTCGCGCGTCGTCTCGTGCGTCCAGCGGAAGAGCTGGATGTGTACTAAGCACGTTTCGAGAGCGGTTCGGACCGCTTCGGCAGCCCGACGTGCTCGCGAGCATCGCGCGACGGATCGCGCTCGGGGTCGCCGTCCCCCCGCGCTAAGGGAGCGCCAGCGCCTCTTCGTCGGTGAGTGGGCGGTCGAAGAGGCGGACGTCGTCGATCGCGCCGATGAGGCGGGTGCCGAGGCGGACGCGCTGTTCGCGGGGCGTGAAGGCGGCCTTGTACTGATCGCGACTGATCTTCCCGCCCTGGTAGGCCGACAAGCGGCCTGCGTCGGCGTCCCACGTGATGACGAGGTGGTGCCAGGTCTTTTCGCTCAACACGAAGTAGATCTCCGCGACGTACGGGCCGCTCCGCGGCATGAGCGCGAGTTGGATCTCGTTCGCGGGGTCGTTGTCCGCGTGCCGGAGCATCAGGTGGTGGCGGTTCCGGTCCCAGTCGTCGAAGAGGACCTGCTCGACGTCGACCGCGATCTCCTCGTAGCGGAACCAGATCGAGAGCGTGCCGCTGGGCGGGAACGCCGCGCCGTCGAGCGCCGTCACGCGCATCGCGCCGCCGCCGTCGAGGACGAGCGCCTTGCCGCGATCGGTGTCGCCGACCTTCGCCGAGCCGGTCAACGTGCCATGATGGCCCTTCTCGCTCGCGTCGCTCGCGGTGCCGTCGTCGAAGGTCCACTTGCCGATCAGCCCCGGCGGCTCCGTCGGTCCCGCGTCGACGCCCGCCTCCACGCTCGGCGTGGCGTCGTCGGCGCCGGCGTCCTCGGGGCTCGGGACGTCGGCGATGTCGAGCGCGCCGGCCTCCGGGCCCACGGCGGCGGGGCCGTCACGCAGGCCGTCCGTCGAGACGAGCAGCGAGCAGCCCGCCGTGATTGCCGCCACTGCGATCGCGAGCCAGCGCATCGCCGCGATCCTATCAGCCCTCCGGCTTCGGATGACCGTCGACGCGCATCTGGAAGATGAAGTACGTCGGGTTGCAGAAGCCCTTCGTCGCCGGCGTCGTCGAGATCGGCGCCTTGCCCTCGATCGGCTCGAGGCGCTGGCACATGTAGTCCTCGCGGCAGGGGTTGTCCTCGTCGCACGCCTGCCGCGGCGCGGGGCGCACCGCGCCGCCGATGCACGCCTGGAAGTTGCCGCTCGCCGCGCACTGATCGAACTTCGCGCCGCCGCCGTACGCGCAGATCTCGTTCGCCCCCGCCATCTCGCCGAGCTTGCCCTTGCAGCGCGCGACGCACATGCCGCCGGGCGTCCCTTCCTCCGGCTTGAGGCACGAGTAGCTGCCGCCGCAGCCGAGGTTCTTCGTCGCGAGCTTGTCGGCGTGCGGATCGCTCGCGTCGCTCATCGCGCCGCCGATGCACGGGAGGCCCGCGAAGCCGCCGCTCTTCGGGAGGCACTGCCCGAGCTCGATCGCGGCCTTCGCGTTCGTCGCGAGCGGCTTGCACTCGAGGCCGGCGGCGCAGCTCCACGTCTGCTTCAGCTTCGACGCGTCGGCCGGGAGCACGCAGTGCGTGCCCGCCGGGGCGAGGACGCCCGGCGGCGGATCGAACGACGTCGCGCGCTGCGGATCGGCCGCGCCTTCGAGGAGGCCGCGGATCCACGCCTCGCGCCGCGGCTGCTCCGCGAGGAAGTGCGGCGACGCGTGGGTGCGGAGCGCGTTGAGCGGGTTCGTCCGCGTGCCGCGCTCCGCGCCGAGGAGGTGGAAGCCCGCGACCGAGCGGCCCTGGTGGCAGCCGGCGCACGTCATGTCGTCGAGGCGGAAGAGCACCGACTCCGGCGACGCGAGGAGCTTCGTCTCCGAGAAGTCGAGGCCCTCCAGATCGGCGCGCGTGAAGAGCTGGCTGAACAGCTTGTTCGCGAGGCGCGTCGAGCCGAAGGTGGTGAACGACTGCGCGCGCGTCGCGGCGAACTTCGCCGGCATCACCGCGGTGCCCTCGTCGATGCCCTTCACGTTGTCCTTGATCCACGCGAGGAGCTCGGCCTTCAGCGCCGGATCGGCGGCGAGCTTCGCGACGTCGGGCGTGTTCTCGAGCGGCTTCGCCGAGAGCGCGCCGTCCTTCATGTCGTAGACGCGCAAGAAGTAGAACGCGAGCCCGCCCATGTCGCGCTTGCTCTCGGAGGGCGTGCGCATCACCTGCGCGTTGAGCTCGATCTGCTTGAACTTCAGCCCCGCGAGCGAGAGCGCGCCGTCCTCGAGCCACTTCGTGTAGGCGTCGGGGGAGAGCCCGGCCGGGACCTGCCAGGAGCGAGCGCGCGCGGCGCAGTCGCCGCCGGGGTTGTCGAACACGACGTTGAAGAAGAAGGGCAGGCGCGAGAACGTCGGCGCGTTGCGGATCGTCCGCACGTAGGAGAGGCGATAGACGAAGCGCGTCTCGCCGCAGGTGTCGGGCGCGAAGTCCTTCCGGTCGATGCGGTTGACGACGCTGACGAGATCGAAGGTGGCGTTCTTGGACTTGAGCCAGCCCGCGTCGAAGAGGCGGTCCTTGCCGTACTCGACCTTCACGGTGGCCGTCTTGTTCGCCTGCGCGAGCCCCTCGAGGTCCGCGCCGATCGAGGCGACGAGCTTCGCGTAGAAGTCCGAGCTCCCGAGCAGCGTCGCGTTGTCGAGACGCCCCTCTCCATCCATCATGTTGGTGAAGTGGAAGCCGTCTTTCTCGAGCTGGAAGAGGAGCTCCGGCTGCGCGATCTCGGTGACGAGCGTGCCCGCGGCCGGGACCGCGATCGGCTCGTCCTTGCCGTTCGCGACGAGCGGGGTCTCGTCGAAGACGGAGCGCTCCGCCGTGACCGCGTCGTCGGTGCCGTCGGTGTCTTCTTCCGTCGCCGCGGAGCAGGCGGCGAGCACGCCGGCGAGGAGGGTCGACGCGAGAAGGAGGGAGCCGAAGCGAGCCACGGCGGGGTATGCTGCAAGGTGCGAACCGCCTGAAGGCGCG
The Labilithrix sp. genome window above contains:
- a CDS encoding Uma2 family endonuclease, producing the protein MHAEALHFPDSLLVPENKLHLELRTALYLILKLAFAKAHSVGCDQFVYWDPRNPKRCLAPDAFLKLDQPDQLFRSWKTWERGGPPEVAVEVISDVDDPWNEKLAKYQELGVRELVRFDPDQPAGKRFAVWNRVRGKLVPRTLKGETAPSKVLSGLRWVVAPILGVGVGPRLAREDGSLLPTERELAKAATATAATAKRKAAAAERELARLRAELAALKKKKT
- the hrpA gene encoding ATP-dependent RNA helicase HrpA — its product is MDSVSIEFPPELPITAKVADIAKAIDASQVVIVAGATGSGKTTQLPKIALAMGRGLEKLIGVTQPRRIAATSVAARVAEELGSPLGSDVGYQIRFDDRTSPRTYVKFMTDGILLAEIEGDPLLQRYDTLVIDEAHERSLTIDFLLGWLKRILPERPDLKVVISSATIETERFSELFGGAPVIQVEGRTFPVEVLYEPPEGDADLVDAVASAVENVTSLDPRGDILVFLPGEREIKDCENELNARRLKHTVVQPLYARLSAGEQQKVWKTISERRVILATNVAETSVTIPGIVYVVDPGLARLSRYDPRSGTTRLHVEGISQASAEQRKGRCGRVRDGICVRLYDEQSFTSRSAFTDPEIKRTGLAGVILRMKSLGLGEVDRFPFLDPPSSRAIQEGYRVLEELGALDDARELTPLGRRLARFPVDPRIGRMIFAGAELGVLREVLVVAAALNVQDPRERPREQQQKADDAHRRFKDDKSDFAALLRLWDFVRDAEKKGRGNLRRVCKEGFLSYLRVREWTEIHRQLEEITRELKIGEAKRGGDEDALHRALLTGLLSKIGQWSQEARMYVGAKQTRFAIHPSSALAKKPPAWVMAFELVETSQLFARMVARIDPHWLADAAPHLLKRSYSDPHWSEKSARAVVKEHATLFGLTVAKDRTVDYASVAPLEARRIFIDHALVRGEYKTKGAFSQKNGELLLELARLRDKARKSDMLADDDALFAFFDARVPESVAFGRTFEEWREQAEKKDEQLLVLSLEDVLVTQPDLVPADYPDTLTLHGTKLPLAYTFDPAADDDGVTLTVPLVLVPQLDPGELDWTIPGWHREKIEALLYELPKAERRALGGDIPSLARAIAPKLTPFEGPMLPALAELAGVPASAFRPDAVARHLRLFVRVVDAQGRELARGRDAGALVKQYGARARAELREAAAPAKPRTGFTSWTFGDLEPYVVRRVGGVDVRSYPAIVDKGATVDVELLESSAAAEEATHAGLRRLFAIASRQTLSQLTPRLPSAFARPNGAGPDRAETDAFRAHVVSRIVDLAFDLEGATPIPRTAAAFDARLKQGLPRLAAAAKVLTDALAPIHAELNETLAAIRSASRHPSGRLALLDIEKQLEHLFPPDLALHVPIPRLGHYPRYLKAARARLQRAIADPRKDADKHAPFAPLWTTFLARKDRATQPDLRWMFEELRVAIFAPELKTPSPVSVAKVKEALASRAG